The nucleotide sequence TGCCTACCCCGACCACGCCCACTACGGGAGCATTGTACACGGGGGTTGTTtaccatttatttatttctttatgaTGAAATTGTGGTATTATTCTTGGCTCCTCCGCTCTAGTGGTATTTTGtaataatttgtttaaaaattAATTCTTCAGAACCTTCCCTGAGGTTGTTGGTAGACTGCTATCAGATTCACTTAGAAGGGAGAGGGTTTTATCACAATGTGACGCTTCCGATGTTCTTAGGGATGCATTTTCTCAAACCGAAGCTTCCATGAACCATCACCATTATGAGGTCTTGCCTTATTCTCTTATAGTGTTTGTTTTACTACCTTATCTATCTCACATGTCAGCGTTCGTGATTAAATTATTTGACATGTGCATCTTAGTTACTTTTTCTGCTATAAATACTCAACTAGGTGATATGCTTCTTATCCATGACATTTATCttttgctctctcttttttttcttgtgcaaGTACTACAAAATCCCCTCTACTTAACCCGAAAGTCAAACGAGTCCCTTTACTCTCTTTTTCCCCTTGAAAATAAACATCCAGAAGAGAAAAATTGTAGCAACTTCTTAGCAATTTCAAGCGATTATGCAAACCAGTTGATCTCTTTTGTGTAGTTAGCCTGCTGATTATTTTACTTCTTTCAGCAACTTCCATTAATAGTTATCTTCTTTCAAGCTGTTTTTGGCTGAAGTGATTATAGGGTATGTTTTGTatgttttaataataaattcctTGCAGGGTTGTACTGCAACAGTGCTTCTGGTATGGACTGATGGTGATGAAAATTTCTTTGTGCAATGCGCAAATGTTGGGGACTCAGCTTGTGTGATGAAGTATGTTTCTATTTGACATGCCATCATCCATAGGATCATCAGGAGCATATACCAttgaatattatattatgtttcTTTTCCCCTGGTATTGTTACTACAGCTATGTTGTAAAGGACTTATTCCCCGTATGACCTATGACAAGCTGATTTCAACTTGTTAGGCTAACcttcagaaaaaaaaaggtccTATGCCTACTACTTTATAATGATAAAGCATGTGAATAATGGTTGGCAATAAAATCCTAAACCAGGTTTTAAAGGCAAATAGTACTTACTGTTGGACGTGGTATAGTTCCTACTTAATGTGGTTCTCTTGAGGCCAAACTCTTGCCTTGTGCTTGTGAACTTGTTCTAATTTCTTGTGCTTATGGCTGTTTTTAGCTTTTATTGAATTTAGTAAGAGTTTTTGTTTTGACAACCTTTAATATCATATTCAAAAGTGGAAATGAATTTTTCAGTGTTCATGGGAAGCAGATTAAGATGACTGAAGACCATAGAATTACAAGTTATTCTGAAAGGCTACGAATAAGTGAAATAGGAGAACCATTAAAAGACGGGGAAACCCGTCTTTGCGGTAAGTAGAGCTACTATATTTGACTTGTTAATATAATGTAATAGAATGTTGATATGCGCTCTTTCACCTCGTTTCCAGGCTTGAATCTTGGTAGGATGCTTGGAGACAAATTTCTGAAACAACAAGATGCCCGGTTTAGTTCCGAGCCTTATATAAGTCAACCCGTGCATATAGATCAAGCAAGCAGTGCCTTTGCGCTATTGGCAAGGTGATTTTGCTCCTGattgacatgttttttttttcttttcaaaacgtTGATCATGTTGGATAACATATTTTTCCATTTGactatttcatttatttttccctCCTTGACTGTGCTCCCATGCTCTGTCTCCTGATGGTTGATGCTTTGATTTTTCCCACTTTGGCTTTTTAAAAATTGCTTACATGATGAAGCTCGAATCTTAATATTAGCTTTTCATAGTTATGGTTTTCTTTCTTATGTTTTCCATTTATTAAATTCATCTCTGAGTAAAAATATAAATGCCGGGTTCTTAAAAATTGCAGTGATGGTTTTTGGGATGTCATGAGCATGAAGAAGGCAATTCAGCTTGTTGTTCAGGTTTCTACAATATTTGttttgagctcttcaattttttttaatcccttTTTTGTATTGATTTTTCGAAATTTGTGCTTTTACAGACGAAGGAAAGATACTCTAAAGACGAAGAACATTCAGCAAAGAAGATTGCTAATATATTGTTAAGTGAGGCTAGAACACTGCGATCGAAGGATAACACCTCCATAATTTTCTTAGACTTTGGCATGACATCAGGATTGTCCTCTTGTAAAGTTGATTGTTAATATGAATTATAAGGGATTAGCATAAAGTTATGATAGATTTTGGGTTTTACCTTATTTTCAATTCTTTTGCCATCCATGACTCCATGTTACCTTATCATTCCTTGCTTatcaaaatcacatcatgatgAATATCCATTTGGTGGTTACCTTTCCATAGCTCCCTCTAGCCTCTACCAAATGGATATTCATCATGATGTGTTTTTGACGGAAGGTGCCTTAATGTGCCACGTTGTAGCCCATGTCACCGTCACTGGTGGTGCAACAGGTCGTTGGCGGTAACTCTTAACGTAAGCAGGAGATCGTGATAAATAGTTCATTGAGTGTTTTCATTATTACAATTTACGAGATGGTTATTGCTCAATCTAGCATGGGTAAATGTCATCTTGCGTTATTTTTTTGCATTAGACCTTGGTACAGGTCTCAACTAATTCATAGGAATTACGGAGCCTTTCCGTCATAAAAATTGCAGTCTGATGAGCATGACCTGGCATTTCCAAATCACTAATGATAGTAAAACATTCAATTTTGTTGcaggtatttatatatatataaagggcACCACGCTTCCACTCAAGTAACAATCTCCTCTGATGATATATGGTAAAGGTTTAATGGACTAGTCCAACCAAAATACTGTGGACGTCCCCAACAAATCCAAATGCCGCTGGAGCAGCAaactaaaaaacaaagaaagagaatGCCATTCAAGAAATCTACTCCTGCCCAACTTCAAGATTCTTCAGTTTGGATTCCAGTTCATTGTCATTATCTTCATCATCTCCAGATCCGTCGTCACCATCTCCCCCTTCAGGATCATTATCATCGAAGGATCCAAGTACATTAGGACATTTCTTGAACATCTCTTTTACCTCATCAATGCCTTCATCAGAAATAAAATTCTCATCAATGTTCAGCAACTTAAACCCAGGCTTCTGAACCACAACCTGAGCCAACAGCCGTGCACCGGCCCTCCTAATAGAGTTGGCACTCATATCAACTTCCACCAACTGGAGATGATCTTCATCCAAGGCCTTACCGATCTGGATGGCACCTTCATCCTTGAGTTCATTTTCAGCCAAATTCAACTTCGTAAGATGCTGCTTTACTGCTAAAGCAGAAGCTATAGTAGGAGCAGCTTCAGCTGTAATGTCGTTTCCAGCCATCTCCAGAACTTCAAGCAAAGGAGCAGACTCTTTTAGAGCATTTGTTATAGCAATCGCACCCTCATCTTCTAAGTTCAAGTAGCTCAAGTACACCTCTTTTAGATCAGTGAGTTTGGAGAAAGCTTTACCCAGAGCAACTCCAGCCTCTACACCAAACATGTTATCACGAAGATCAAGTTTCTTCAGTTGGGTACAAGTCTCAAGTGATTCAGATAATGCAACTCCTCCTTTTGAACCAATCCTTGTAGAGGAGCACCGAAAATCCTCTACCAAAGGAGAGCGTTTCACAACCTCAGATATAGCGAGTGCCCCTTCATCTCCTGTCATATTATTATGAAACTGGAGGATCCGAAGCTTCTCTGTCGATGGAATCAAATCACAAACTGCTCTTGCAGCATCCTCAGAGATGCCATCATTCATCAGATATAGCTCCTCTAGGGTGTGCTGCGATCTAAAGAGTGCCCCAAATGCCCTAACACCCTTCTCACCCAAAGCATTGTTTGATAGGTTCAGAGATTTCAATATGCTACCTTCAAGAGCGGTTGAGAATATATTCATAACTTCTAGAGCTTCGGTCTCAGGTCGTCCAGCAATAAAATCAGATAGGTCAACTTCCTTCAGCTGGTCCTTGATGGATAGCAAAATGGGCTCGGCAACACAAGCAGCTCCTAATCCAAAGCTTCTATTGCTAAAGCGAATTTTTGTGTAAGAATTCTTCTGCTCCTTTAATGGCCTCATAAGTTCCTCAGCCTCATCTGCCTCAATAAATGCCCTAGGACCCTTTGATATATCAAAAAAGGTTTCTCGAAATGCATTAACTTTCTCAGATGCAGGGCCTCTTTTGAGAACTTCCAAAATAAGCTTGCTGCATTCCTTGGCATAAAGCTGCACTGCAGAACTTCCGTCACCATCAGGCTCTATTTCATAGTGTTTATTTGCAATGTCAAAAGCCACATCCTCAATTTGTATTGCACTGTCCTCGGCCTCGTTTTCATTAAGACTACCATACTTCTGAGTAAAAATAGAATTAGAATTAGAGGTAAGATTGCCTATAATACGTTGCACAAGCATCTGCCGAGTGTTCTGACTAGGAGGCCACAGTTTAATTGAAAATTGTTGGCGTTGTGACTTCAATGCTGTGGATTCCATTGCAACAGAA is from Tripterygium wilfordii isolate XIE 37 chromosome 14, ASM1340144v1, whole genome shotgun sequence and encodes:
- the LOC120015246 gene encoding RAN GTPase-activating protein 2-like, which translates into the protein MESTALKSQRQQFSIKLWPPSQNTRQMLVQRIIGNLTSNSNSIFTQKYGSLNENEAEDSAIQIEDVAFDIANKHYEIEPDGDGSSAVQLYAKECSKLILEVLKRGPASEKVNAFRETFFDISKGPRAFIEADEAEELMRPLKEQKNSYTKIRFSNRSFGLGAACVAEPILLSIKDQLKEVDLSDFIAGRPETEALEVMNIFSTALEGSILKSLNLSNNALGEKGVRAFGALFRSQHTLEELYLMNDGISEDAARAVCDLIPSTEKLRILQFHNNMTGDEGALAISEVVKRSPLVEDFRCSSTRIGSKGGVALSESLETCTQLKKLDLRDNMFGVEAGVALGKAFSKLTDLKEVYLSYLNLEDEGAIAITNALKESAPLLEVLEMAGNDITAEAAPTIASALAVKQHLTKLNLAENELKDEGAIQIGKALDEDHLQLVEVDMSANSIRRAGARLLAQVVVQKPGFKLLNIDENFISDEGIDEVKEMFKKCPNVLGSFDDNDPEGGDGDDGSGDDEDNDNELESKLKNLEVGQE